A genomic region of Pseudoalteromonas piscicida contains the following coding sequences:
- a CDS encoding ABC transporter permease, which yields MPELSQTKLYPFWQLMMVNIRPFFRDKAVLLWTFGLPIFIALLLIQAFSGGPKMSPMNVVVMHGEQIEQKWLKAMEEDPLVTVTRLSQTDSIVLEDSFASAQLAEVISSPGSVLRKLQNEVSPEVYLAPNAMFSTHNSDESLMARNYLLRLKAQANGEEMRSNVISVKGYRYTDWLIPGIIVLQVLGLALVSIANSLVSDRQNGFFKRLRLSPFKRRDYIIGIVLARLFLLVFQMLILFVAFHFLFGYTLQGNVLDIIAVMALGSFCICMLGVLVGARSQRVEVSSGIANLLYFPLMFLSGIYFDTANFPTLLREIVSLLPTTAFLDALRLVANQGVELAAVSRQLIILGVTSVVFFLIVYFCFDWGDEKS from the coding sequence ATGCCTGAGTTAAGTCAAACTAAGTTATATCCATTTTGGCAATTAATGATGGTCAATATTCGACCTTTTTTCCGTGATAAAGCGGTATTGCTATGGACATTCGGTTTACCTATTTTTATCGCCCTATTGTTGATCCAAGCCTTCTCCGGTGGACCAAAAATGTCTCCTATGAATGTGGTGGTGATGCATGGCGAGCAAATTGAACAGAAATGGCTTAAAGCGATGGAGGAAGATCCACTCGTTACCGTTACCCGCCTCTCACAAACCGATTCAATTGTGCTGGAAGACAGTTTTGCTTCTGCTCAGCTGGCGGAAGTGATCAGCTCACCAGGCTCAGTGCTACGTAAGCTGCAAAATGAGGTGAGCCCTGAAGTTTACCTCGCCCCCAATGCTATGTTTTCTACTCATAACTCCGATGAGTCGTTAATGGCACGTAACTATCTATTGCGTCTTAAAGCGCAAGCTAACGGCGAAGAGATGCGAAGCAATGTCATTAGCGTCAAAGGTTATCGTTACACTGACTGGTTGATCCCTGGGATCATCGTGTTACAAGTCCTTGGTTTAGCACTGGTGTCGATTGCCAACAGTTTAGTGTCGGACAGACAAAACGGCTTTTTTAAACGTCTACGCCTTTCTCCTTTCAAGCGCCGTGATTACATCATTGGGATCGTGCTCGCACGCTTATTCTTGCTGGTGTTCCAAATGCTGATTCTGTTCGTCGCCTTTCACTTTTTATTTGGTTACACGCTGCAAGGAAACGTGCTGGATATCATTGCGGTAATGGCACTCGGTTCATTTTGTATCTGTATGCTCGGCGTGTTGGTCGGCGCCCGTAGCCAACGGGTTGAAGTCTCATCAGGGATAGCTAACTTACTTTACTTTCCGTTGATGTTCTTATCAGGCATTTATTTCGACACCGCTAACTTTCCCACTCTACTGCGAGAAATAGTTTCGTTACTGCCAACCACTGCGTTTTTGGATGCACTGCGCTTAGTCGCAAACCAAGGCGTTGAACTGGCTGCGGTAAGTCGTCAACTGATTATTTTAGGCGTCACCAGCGTGGTGTTCTTCCTCATCGTTTACTTCTGCTTTGACTGGGGAGATGAAAAATCATGA
- a CDS encoding non-ribosomal peptide synthetase, which translates to MNSQSNSANFKSLTTRQLHVWQAQQLDLANPVYNIACAVQFTGGLTAEALEQALVLLFARHPVLSSRIDEAQGEPQLELLASAPKLLAVPDEIAAFSDSVTAKTLIEQAIDITKETFQFYACSSETRLLLTIKGHHINCDQWALQVLMSDLLACIEAVLDNSELDLAPLDYQVMFEEKPERAATSQQSELYPIDFYQSNTEALAHHYDGIAFREENPEALKQVKQAASQAGVTSFSVVLASVFLTLFHTTGQTDLTIGIPMARRTRKTRAILGHYSDVETVSICDIEQYTGASLISEVSNQLTQLLLSGNNNKDAAKHINVTCNYLAKLKSNGIRPGITPLMIGRQGYELALGTAGDTIIKGVSIEPGVSQFDIEFTHFETEGGLCRKVVAAKSVFSRVAMTRITDIQARFIELLTHSSDLNIAELPVLDEEEQKLILARSNQDNETFFSDTTLNHWFEQTVSKHPDQIALQTQTQSIDYKTLNARANALALHLREQYQSQYQQPLTADTLIALYMQPSIEMLIAILAVTKAGAAYVPLSPDHASERTTFILSDTNPSLLIVDEQEYAAAQDKCSLAEVACPLITPLNAQQQSDTAPVISQSPQDLVYIIYTSGTTGQPKGVMQTHENVARLFTATEQDYGFDHHDTWVLYHAYTFDFSVWEMWGALLYGGKLCIPDNSLIRDFEAFADYCSDNQVTVLNQTPAAFYEFSAAALNAKLNFDKLRYVIFGGDKLNPEMLNPWWNCYGDEQPLLVNMYGITETTVHVTYKALTQQSSSKASHIGRPILDMKAYVLNSKLQLVEPGACGELYIGGAGLARGYLNREALSQERFISSPYASEQDIQQGRARLYKTGDLARRLPDGELEYIGRNDNQVKIRGYRIELGEIESVINQLPEVAQAVVIDRTLQNVPYLAAYIKFKPQHHGQTAQVKAHVSQALPSYMQPKTWTELAEIPLTGNGKLDRKALPEPELVSQSEYVAPQDETEAQLCEAFKTLLGVEQVSTKDDFFAIGGDSILTIQLVALLRKQGIELQVKDIFDCPTAAALSQRIVSVQATQREITQEQGLLSGRFELLPIQQWFFNKALPEENHWNQAFAIRIPSGFSQIQLQEALHSLSDQHDMLRTTFMEFEGHITQEYNDVSTMAPLNVLNGKSHDVQAELNARQSQFDICNGPLWQVTHIEAFCEDYDLLHFALHHLIIDAVSWRIIAQDLQTLLAQGELLSKRTSYRQWVEMMQAYPAAHPQEMAFWQRLATNLPSYPPSMAATPSTAWLELDAQTTARLIRDANAGFNTQGEELLLAALCQALSKTFKQTQHAITLESHGREMWRDDADINQTIGWFTCLYPLRLTQQATLSDTIIDAKEALRQIPNKGLGFGSAQLQDTSLTLPNISFNYLGQMGGQSDALWQIDNQLQTETSSTQNGSDLILDINALVQGEQLRIKVDSLLDGNLTDAFANHLTQALHDVLDTAIEAKKRGGVSTPSDFGAGSLSQEQLAALQSQLSETQLEQTTTQSEKTQELEI; encoded by the coding sequence ATGAACTCACAGTCCAATTCCGCCAATTTCAAGTCACTGACAACGAGGCAACTTCACGTATGGCAAGCCCAACAGCTTGATTTGGCAAATCCAGTATATAACATCGCTTGCGCGGTACAATTTACCGGCGGGCTCACAGCCGAGGCACTAGAGCAAGCCTTGGTGTTGCTATTTGCAAGGCACCCAGTTTTATCGAGTCGTATTGATGAGGCTCAAGGCGAACCACAACTCGAATTATTAGCCAGTGCCCCTAAGTTATTAGCCGTGCCTGATGAGATTGCCGCTTTTAGTGACTCTGTCACCGCCAAAACTTTAATTGAGCAAGCTATCGATATCACTAAAGAGACCTTTCAATTCTACGCTTGTAGCTCAGAAACTCGGTTGCTATTGACCATCAAAGGGCATCACATCAACTGTGACCAGTGGGCATTGCAAGTACTGATGAGCGATTTACTCGCATGTATAGAAGCGGTGCTTGATAACTCTGAACTTGATCTCGCCCCCCTTGATTATCAAGTGATGTTTGAAGAAAAGCCTGAGCGTGCAGCAACTTCACAACAGAGCGAACTCTATCCTATCGATTTTTACCAGAGTAATACTGAGGCACTAGCGCACCATTATGACGGCATCGCGTTTCGTGAAGAAAACCCAGAGGCACTCAAACAAGTAAAACAGGCAGCCTCTCAAGCTGGTGTTACGAGTTTTAGCGTCGTGCTTGCCAGCGTCTTTTTGACTTTATTTCATACCACTGGGCAAACCGATTTGACCATAGGGATCCCGATGGCTCGCCGCACCCGTAAAACACGCGCGATCTTAGGTCATTACTCAGACGTTGAAACGGTTTCTATTTGCGATATTGAGCAGTACACAGGTGCATCGCTTATCAGTGAAGTCAGTAACCAGCTCACCCAATTACTGCTTTCAGGAAATAATAATAAAGACGCTGCAAAGCATATTAATGTCACCTGTAACTACTTAGCCAAGCTAAAAAGCAATGGTATTCGTCCAGGGATCACCCCGTTGATGATTGGTCGCCAAGGGTACGAACTTGCTTTGGGCACAGCGGGAGATACCATTATCAAAGGGGTATCCATTGAGCCTGGTGTTTCACAATTTGATATCGAATTTACGCATTTTGAAACAGAAGGAGGCCTTTGTCGTAAAGTGGTCGCCGCTAAGTCTGTCTTTTCTCGCGTGGCAATGACACGGATCACCGATATTCAGGCGCGCTTTATTGAATTACTTACCCACTCTAGCGACCTTAATATTGCCGAACTGCCGGTACTGGATGAAGAAGAGCAAAAGCTTATCTTGGCGCGCAGCAATCAAGACAATGAAACGTTCTTTTCCGACACCACTTTAAATCACTGGTTTGAACAAACGGTAAGTAAGCACCCAGATCAAATCGCGCTACAAACCCAAACACAATCTATCGATTATAAAACCCTTAACGCCAGAGCCAACGCCCTGGCCTTGCATTTACGGGAGCAATATCAGTCTCAGTATCAACAACCCCTCACTGCCGATACGTTAATTGCGCTGTACATGCAGCCTTCTATCGAGATGCTGATTGCAATTCTTGCTGTCACTAAAGCGGGGGCGGCATATGTGCCGCTGTCTCCCGACCATGCCAGCGAGCGAACAACCTTTATTCTAAGTGATACCAACCCAAGCCTGTTGATCGTCGACGAGCAAGAGTATGCCGCCGCACAAGACAAATGCAGTTTGGCGGAGGTGGCTTGCCCATTAATTACGCCACTTAATGCTCAGCAACAAAGCGACACAGCACCTGTCATCAGCCAATCACCGCAGGACTTGGTATACATCATTTATACCTCAGGTACGACTGGCCAACCAAAAGGCGTGATGCAAACTCATGAAAACGTCGCTCGATTGTTCACGGCGACGGAGCAAGATTATGGCTTTGACCATCACGATACTTGGGTGCTTTACCATGCCTATACTTTTGACTTTAGTGTATGGGAAATGTGGGGTGCCCTACTTTATGGCGGTAAACTCTGTATTCCTGACAACAGCCTGATCCGCGATTTTGAGGCCTTTGCAGACTACTGCTCAGACAATCAAGTGACTGTGCTTAATCAGACTCCTGCCGCATTCTATGAATTTAGTGCAGCGGCACTAAACGCAAAATTGAATTTTGACAAACTGAGGTATGTGATTTTCGGCGGTGACAAACTCAACCCCGAAATGCTCAACCCTTGGTGGAACTGCTACGGCGATGAACAGCCGCTATTGGTCAACATGTATGGGATCACTGAAACCACGGTGCATGTAACCTATAAAGCACTCACGCAACAATCAAGTTCTAAAGCCTCTCATATCGGTAGACCCATATTAGATATGAAAGCGTACGTGCTAAATTCCAAATTGCAGTTGGTCGAACCCGGCGCCTGCGGTGAGTTATATATTGGCGGTGCAGGTCTTGCTCGTGGTTATTTAAACCGCGAAGCGCTCAGTCAAGAACGCTTTATTAGCAGCCCATACGCAAGCGAACAAGACATTCAACAAGGACGAGCCAGACTGTATAAAACCGGTGACTTGGCAAGACGCCTACCGGATGGTGAGTTGGAGTATATCGGTCGTAACGATAATCAGGTGAAGATCCGTGGCTACCGTATTGAACTGGGTGAAATCGAAAGCGTGATCAACCAATTGCCAGAAGTTGCCCAAGCGGTGGTTATCGACCGTACCTTACAAAATGTTCCCTACCTAGCCGCTTATATCAAGTTTAAGCCACAACATCACGGCCAAACTGCCCAAGTGAAAGCCCACGTAAGTCAAGCGCTCCCCAGTTATATGCAGCCAAAAACGTGGACTGAGCTTGCGGAAATACCTTTGACTGGCAACGGTAAATTAGACCGTAAAGCGTTGCCAGAGCCTGAATTGGTAAGCCAAAGCGAATATGTGGCGCCGCAAGACGAAACGGAAGCGCAACTGTGTGAAGCATTTAAAACTTTGCTTGGTGTTGAGCAAGTGAGCACCAAAGATGATTTCTTTGCCATCGGCGGCGATTCTATTCTCACGATTCAACTCGTTGCTTTACTCAGAAAGCAAGGCATTGAACTGCAAGTAAAAGATATCTTTGACTGTCCAACTGCAGCGGCGTTAAGTCAACGTATTGTTAGCGTACAAGCGACTCAACGAGAGATAACACAAGAGCAAGGCCTACTGAGCGGACGCTTTGAACTACTGCCAATTCAACAATGGTTTTTCAATAAAGCACTACCGGAGGAGAATCATTGGAATCAAGCATTTGCAATTAGGATCCCAAGCGGCTTTAGCCAAATTCAATTACAAGAGGCACTACACAGTTTAAGTGATCAACATGATATGTTGCGCACAACCTTTATGGAATTTGAAGGCCATATTACGCAAGAATATAACGATGTTAGTACGATGGCGCCACTCAACGTCCTTAACGGCAAGTCACACGATGTACAAGCAGAGCTCAACGCGCGACAAAGCCAGTTCGATATTTGTAATGGCCCACTTTGGCAAGTTACACATATCGAAGCGTTTTGCGAAGACTACGACCTGCTTCACTTTGCGCTTCACCACTTAATCATTGATGCGGTTTCTTGGCGGATCATCGCGCAAGATCTGCAAACTCTTTTAGCGCAAGGAGAATTGCTGAGTAAACGTACCAGCTATCGTCAATGGGTAGAAATGATGCAAGCGTACCCAGCAGCACACCCGCAAGAAATGGCATTTTGGCAGCGTTTAGCAACCAACTTGCCAAGCTATCCGCCAAGCATGGCTGCAACACCGTCAACCGCGTGGTTAGAGCTAGACGCGCAAACCACGGCCCGCTTAATACGTGACGCGAATGCAGGCTTCAATACGCAAGGTGAAGAGTTACTACTGGCTGCTTTGTGCCAAGCATTGAGTAAAACCTTTAAGCAAACTCAGCATGCTATCACGTTGGAAAGTCATGGTCGTGAAATGTGGCGTGATGATGCTGATATCAACCAAACAATTGGCTGGTTCACTTGCTTGTACCCGCTACGCCTAACTCAACAAGCGACACTAAGCGACACCATTATTGATGCCAAAGAAGCGCTACGCCAGATCCCAAATAAAGGTCTTGGTTTTGGTAGCGCTCAACTGCAAGACACCAGCTTAACGTTGCCAAATATTAGCTTTAACTACCTAGGCCAAATGGGTGGGCAAAGCGATGCGCTTTGGCAGATAGACAACCAACTGCAAACCGAAACAAGTTCCACACAAAACGGCTCGGATCTGATCCTCGATATCAATGCGCTGGTTCAGGGCGAGCAACTCAGGATCAAAGTGGATTCATTACTAGATGGCAATCTTACCGATGCCTTCGCTAATCACTTAACACAAGCGCTGCATGATGTATTAGATACGGCGATCGAGGCGAAAAAGCGCGGCGGTGTAAGCACCCCTAGCGATTTTGGCGCGGGCTCGCTTTCTCAGGAGCAACTAGCTGCACTGCAGTCCCAGTTAAGTGAAACACAACTAGAACAAACCACGACTCAGTCTGAAAAAACACAAGAATTAGAGATTTAA
- a CDS encoding ABC transporter ATP-binding protein, which produces MTTVIEVKNLRKVYKRTRKVAVDDVSFSVSEGECFGLLGPNGAGKTTTLEILQGLRSATSGEVTLFGLNWKQHETKLRSLMGGVMQHNNLYEKLKVKECVELFASFYPSYTPIDTLLERFNLSEKKDAWLSELSGGQKQRVFLAMAVVGQPKLVFLDEPTTGLDPTSRQEFWHIIKDLKEAGTCVMLTTHYMDEAEFLCDNLAIINSGQIIESGAPSDIINRTFETPVIKEPRKATLNDVFLKLTGSTMERESYA; this is translated from the coding sequence ATGACGACCGTGATCGAAGTGAAGAACTTAAGGAAGGTCTACAAAAGAACACGAAAAGTTGCCGTCGACGACGTCTCTTTTAGCGTTAGCGAAGGCGAATGTTTTGGACTCCTTGGGCCCAATGGCGCCGGAAAAACCACGACGTTGGAAATACTTCAGGGCTTGCGTAGTGCAACGTCAGGTGAAGTGACGTTATTCGGTCTTAATTGGAAGCAACACGAAACCAAACTTCGCAGCCTTATGGGTGGCGTGATGCAACACAATAACCTCTACGAAAAACTCAAAGTAAAAGAGTGCGTCGAGCTATTTGCCAGCTTTTACCCAAGCTACACGCCAATTGATACGCTGCTTGAGCGCTTCAATTTAAGCGAGAAAAAGGACGCTTGGCTAAGCGAACTCAGCGGTGGACAAAAGCAACGCGTATTTTTGGCGATGGCAGTGGTTGGCCAGCCCAAGTTGGTGTTTTTAGATGAGCCAACTACGGGACTTGACCCCACGAGTCGCCAGGAGTTTTGGCACATCATTAAAGATCTCAAAGAAGCTGGTACCTGTGTGATGTTAACGACGCACTACATGGATGAGGCAGAGTTCTTATGCGACAACTTAGCCATCATTAATTCAGGTCAAATCATAGAGTCAGGCGCGCCAAGCGACATTATTAATCGCACCTTTGAGACTCCGGTGATTAAAGAACCCAGAAAAGCCACACTCAACGACGTATTTTTGAAACTCACAGGTTCCACGATGGAGAGGGAAAGTTATGCCTGA
- a CDS encoding beta-ketoacyl-[acyl-carrier-protein] synthase family protein, translated as MNNKQQTFITGYGVLCAAGENRQALLTSIKENRTGIDRINRFDTQGLTHNVGALAINYEHHSAEHFDMDLASQYAIHAVTEALEHANLALNQMDSTRVAFILGNANCGMFSLMESLKGQHQLGFKFYPPHQIATDVSRHFGIQGPVMTFTSACTASSSAIAFAKQLIENDQADVVIAGGADALSELVYGGFQSVQSLSPEPCAPYSEKMGLSLGEGAGFLVFESQTHANQRNATLRYQLLATGSSLDAHHATAPNPEGDGVRRAFTQTLSYAPVAASDIEYINSHGTGTPANDGAELKGIQSAIGEQAMRDVSVSSSKSYFGHTLGAAGAVELISTLVSQDEGLLPATLGVDSIRSCCHAYQLVTNQARPQVVDVFAVTNSAFGGHNTSMLLSKHQKTSINTASKPVYLLAATSLSDTEVYNARQNSTDHFAEFNLKQQFPALFQRRTPCVAQFALGACQFTLQDSDLNLAQLPLPEFAAYYANPIGSLETLDKNLASFQDGIAELKSTHFPNTVVNATLGQLALGFGFKNSATCVSDLGNDFLHALWSAALDMREGRSRYAMVCSSQDDTALSQQVWATHQFQADIGHFSSAALLATSEVLPAGYRPLAEIIDFIQINDAQQHQALDRLLASNARKLSQVGNVVLSTHHDEAFATIAASLDSHLPQAQLIKYQPQTTPLHSTELAVRALMHALNTPAGDTELDQTLLLSVNLAGSMTGCILRTVRK; from the coding sequence ATGAATAATAAACAACAAACTTTCATTACTGGTTATGGTGTGCTCTGTGCAGCAGGCGAAAATCGCCAAGCGCTGCTAACTAGCATCAAGGAAAACCGCACTGGTATTGACCGCATTAATCGTTTCGACACACAGGGACTAACACACAATGTTGGGGCGCTCGCTATCAACTACGAGCACCACAGCGCAGAACATTTTGATATGGATCTGGCGAGCCAATACGCTATCCATGCCGTTACAGAAGCACTTGAGCATGCAAATTTAGCCTTAAATCAGATGGACAGTACCCGTGTGGCATTTATTCTCGGTAATGCAAACTGCGGTATGTTTTCATTGATGGAGAGCCTTAAAGGTCAGCACCAACTGGGGTTTAAGTTTTATCCACCACATCAAATTGCAACCGATGTCAGCCGCCACTTCGGTATTCAGGGCCCTGTAATGACTTTCACCTCGGCCTGTACCGCAAGTAGCAGTGCCATTGCTTTTGCTAAACAACTTATCGAAAACGACCAAGCAGATGTCGTCATTGCTGGCGGTGCGGATGCCCTGAGCGAGCTGGTTTACGGCGGCTTTCAGTCGGTACAGTCCTTGAGTCCTGAGCCTTGTGCTCCGTACAGCGAAAAAATGGGATTAAGTTTAGGTGAAGGCGCAGGTTTTTTAGTCTTTGAATCGCAAACACATGCCAATCAGCGTAACGCAACGCTGCGATATCAACTGCTCGCGACAGGGTCGAGCTTAGATGCTCACCACGCTACAGCGCCTAACCCCGAGGGCGATGGTGTACGCCGCGCTTTTACGCAGACATTGTCCTATGCGCCCGTTGCAGCAAGTGATATTGAATATATCAACAGCCACGGGACTGGTACGCCAGCAAATGATGGCGCAGAGCTAAAAGGGATCCAATCAGCCATTGGTGAACAGGCCATGCGCGACGTCTCGGTTTCAAGTAGTAAATCTTACTTTGGTCATACCCTTGGTGCCGCTGGTGCCGTAGAACTTATTTCAACTTTGGTCAGCCAGGATGAAGGACTTCTACCAGCAACACTGGGGGTCGACTCAATAAGGTCGTGTTGCCATGCGTATCAATTAGTGACCAATCAGGCCAGACCTCAGGTTGTTGATGTTTTTGCGGTGACTAACTCAGCATTTGGTGGCCACAACACCAGCATGCTACTCAGTAAACATCAGAAAACGTCGATTAACACGGCGTCAAAACCGGTGTATCTACTTGCTGCCACCAGCCTGTCTGATACTGAAGTATACAATGCTCGACAAAATAGCACCGACCACTTTGCTGAATTTAACTTAAAACAGCAGTTCCCTGCACTTTTCCAGCGCCGTACACCGTGTGTTGCACAATTTGCCTTAGGTGCTTGCCAATTTACCTTACAAGACAGCGATCTCAATTTAGCACAATTACCACTGCCAGAATTCGCAGCCTACTATGCTAATCCCATTGGCTCGCTGGAAACCTTAGATAAAAACCTCGCATCATTTCAAGATGGCATTGCAGAGCTAAAAAGTACGCACTTCCCCAATACCGTCGTCAATGCCACATTAGGGCAACTGGCGCTCGGCTTTGGCTTTAAAAACTCGGCCACTTGTGTGAGTGATTTAGGCAATGACTTTTTACATGCGCTTTGGAGCGCAGCACTTGATATGCGTGAAGGTCGAAGTCGATATGCGATGGTATGTAGCTCGCAAGACGATACTGCACTCTCGCAGCAAGTCTGGGCTACACATCAATTCCAAGCAGATATCGGTCATTTTTCCAGCGCAGCACTCTTGGCAACCAGCGAGGTGTTACCGGCAGGCTACCGACCTCTCGCAGAAATTATTGATTTCATTCAAATCAATGATGCGCAGCAGCATCAAGCACTAGACAGATTATTGGCAAGCAATGCTAGGAAGCTAAGCCAAGTGGGCAATGTCGTGTTAAGTACTCATCACGACGAAGCGTTTGCCACCATTGCAGCAAGCTTGGACAGCCATTTACCACAGGCTCAACTTATAAAATATCAACCACAAACCACGCCTCTACACAGTACAGAATTAGCAGTGCGTGCGCTAATGCATGCACTCAACACCCCAGCTGGTGATACCGAGTTAGATCAAACCCTACTCCTAAGCGTTAATCTCGCGGGAAGTATGACGGGATGTATTTTACGAACAGTAAGGAAATAA
- a CDS encoding thioesterase II family protein: MMPVDLYCFHHAGGSSLFFREWAKHLPAHWQLHGIDLPGRGTKAGMQSLRDWDEALSHLSSSAQLQPRSERLCVFFGHSLGGMVAYKLADHLAKHALTTPDLLCLSGCRAPSIPSATQYSKLTDSDLLTTLYHLDMLPKHRLTKDVEAVVAAMFKDDFMLAEQPVSTDITLTMPVELILATQDHLVKPESHQAWSEYCENHFQHHYVDGGHMYLQQRPTLACEVIVAAVARHLTRLQQTKYQKANWQKPLC, encoded by the coding sequence ATGATGCCGGTTGACTTATACTGTTTCCATCACGCAGGTGGCTCTTCTTTGTTTTTTAGGGAGTGGGCCAAACATTTACCTGCGCATTGGCAACTCCACGGCATCGACTTACCGGGCCGTGGTACTAAAGCAGGTATGCAATCTTTACGGGACTGGGATGAGGCACTTAGTCACCTAAGTAGTAGCGCGCAACTTCAGCCGCGTAGTGAGCGGCTGTGCGTTTTTTTTGGTCACAGCCTTGGCGGAATGGTGGCTTATAAGCTTGCCGATCATCTTGCTAAACATGCACTGACAACACCGGATTTACTCTGTCTATCTGGGTGTCGCGCGCCAAGTATTCCCTCGGCTACCCAGTACTCAAAATTGACTGACTCGGACTTGCTCACGACTTTATATCATCTCGACATGCTGCCTAAACATCGTTTAACGAAGGACGTAGAAGCGGTTGTGGCTGCCATGTTTAAAGACGACTTTATGCTAGCCGAGCAACCTGTCAGTACAGACATTACGTTGACGATGCCGGTCGAACTGATCCTCGCCACACAAGATCACTTGGTTAAGCCTGAGTCACACCAAGCTTGGTCCGAGTACTGCGAGAACCATTTTCAGCACCATTATGTCGATGGCGGTCATATGTATTTACAACAACGCCCAACGCTGGCGTGTGAGGTGATTGTCGCCGCTGTAGCGCGACACCTAACACGCTTGCAGCAAACAAAATACCAAAAAGCAAACTGGCAAAAGCCGTTGTGTTAA
- a CDS encoding SDR family NAD(P)-dependent oxidoreductase, whose translation MFTGKTVVVTGVSKGIGKGIALAFLQGGARVYGICRTQTPIAELHKPEYQARFTQQSGNITDSEFVNSAIRQAISDTGRVDVLVNNAGITDDSLFSQMSYDAFHNVLDINFKGTLLCCQAVLPVMTKQGAGKIINMVSQSGISGREGQANYATSKGAIIGLTRTIARQYGHCGIYCNALAPTFIATDMIDDIPASIINPVLKHTALGRVGSVKEIADATLYLASSASNYQTGNVLRLDGGLAV comes from the coding sequence GTGTTTACTGGAAAGACAGTAGTAGTGACTGGCGTATCCAAAGGGATAGGCAAAGGCATCGCACTCGCCTTTTTGCAAGGTGGTGCTCGAGTATACGGTATTTGTCGCACACAAACCCCCATCGCGGAGTTACATAAACCTGAGTATCAAGCTCGTTTCACTCAACAAAGCGGCAATATTACCGACAGTGAGTTCGTCAATTCCGCTATTCGCCAAGCGATAAGCGACACGGGTCGGGTTGATGTGTTGGTGAATAATGCTGGGATCACGGATGATAGCTTGTTCTCTCAGATGTCGTACGACGCTTTTCATAACGTGTTAGATATCAACTTCAAGGGTACATTGCTGTGTTGCCAAGCGGTATTGCCAGTCATGACTAAGCAAGGTGCAGGCAAGATTATCAACATGGTGTCGCAAAGCGGAATAAGCGGACGAGAAGGCCAAGCCAACTACGCGACCTCAAAAGGCGCAATTATTGGCCTCACTCGGACTATTGCACGGCAATATGGTCACTGTGGTATTTACTGTAACGCACTCGCTCCGACGTTTATTGCAACCGATATGATTGATGATATCCCCGCAAGCATTATCAACCCGGTGCTTAAGCATACCGCACTAGGTCGTGTTGGGAGTGTCAAAGAAATTGCCGATGCCACGCTATATCTCGCTTCTAGCGCCTCTAACTACCAAACTGGAAATGTGCTTCGTTTGGATGGAGGACTTGCGGTATGA
- the fabZ gene encoding 3-hydroxyacyl-ACP dehydratase FabZ has translation MITDNLPHKAPFKFADKIIEHSPGEMIVGLKFVSHNEPGLQGHFPDEPIFPGVLIIETMAQISGLCCNNTHKGGMLSSIEKAKFSRPVRPGEIIKVTAKLETEFGAMARFKAQAHVEDELVAKAELTIVYTD, from the coding sequence ATGATCACCGATAACTTGCCGCATAAGGCACCATTTAAGTTTGCAGACAAGATAATCGAACATTCACCGGGAGAGATGATTGTTGGATTGAAGTTCGTCTCGCATAACGAGCCAGGCCTGCAAGGACATTTTCCGGATGAGCCTATTTTCCCTGGTGTGTTAATCATTGAGACCATGGCGCAGATCAGCGGCTTGTGCTGCAACAACACGCACAAAGGGGGCATGCTGTCTTCCATAGAAAAAGCCAAATTTAGTCGCCCTGTTCGCCCCGGCGAAATCATTAAAGTAACGGCAAAACTAGAAACTGAATTTGGTGCGATGGCGCGCTTTAAAGCACAAGCACATGTTGAAGATGAGTTGGTTGCAAAAGCCGAACTCACGATTGTTTACACGGATTAA